A single genomic interval of Aureliella helgolandensis harbors:
- a CDS encoding metallophosphoesterase family protein, producing the protein MPIHRNPTSRRDFVKVTAALGGVATILASTPAAFAAASQPTRIALLSDTHIPSSPDTAARGVNMTDNLRRTIADICKLKAPPSHLIINGDCAYLKGLPDDYANFAACLAPLDETQIALHVTMGNHDDRQSLYGALSNQRPADNPAVLSKHISVIETPHANFFLLDSLFRVNVVTGELGAEQIRWLAHELDTRQDKPAVVMTHHNPQFTAPTDGKQWTGISDTQELFQVLDARKHVRAFLYGHSHNWTYSSRGHFQLINLPPVAYVFSPDRPNGWVSAELTEDAMSLELHTFDSQHPQSGERLEVPLKA; encoded by the coding sequence ATGCCCATCCATCGCAATCCCACCTCACGCCGTGACTTCGTGAAGGTCACTGCCGCACTCGGCGGCGTGGCGACAATTTTAGCTTCCACTCCGGCAGCATTCGCCGCAGCGAGTCAGCCCACTCGCATCGCCTTGCTTTCGGACACCCACATTCCAAGCTCGCCAGACACCGCAGCACGCGGTGTAAATATGACCGACAATCTACGGCGCACGATTGCCGACATTTGTAAACTGAAAGCTCCGCCGTCGCATTTGATCATCAATGGCGATTGCGCATACCTAAAGGGTTTGCCGGACGACTACGCAAATTTTGCCGCTTGCTTGGCACCACTGGATGAAACGCAGATTGCCCTACATGTAACGATGGGCAACCACGATGATCGCCAGTCGTTGTATGGCGCGCTGTCGAACCAACGGCCGGCCGACAATCCCGCAGTACTGTCCAAGCACATCAGTGTCATCGAAACACCTCACGCCAACTTTTTCCTGCTCGATTCACTGTTCCGCGTCAACGTGGTGACAGGCGAACTGGGCGCCGAGCAAATCCGCTGGCTTGCACACGAGCTTGACACGCGCCAAGACAAACCCGCGGTCGTCATGACCCACCACAATCCCCAATTTACCGCACCGACAGATGGCAAACAGTGGACAGGCATTTCCGACACGCAGGAACTGTTCCAAGTGCTTGACGCACGTAAACACGTACGCGCGTTCTTGTATGGTCACTCGCACAACTGGACGTACAGCAGCCGCGGCCATTTTCAATTGATTAATCTGCCACCGGTGGCTTATGTCTTCAGCCCCGACCGCCCCAACGGCTGGGTAAGTGCGGAACTCACCGAGGATGCGATGTCGCTTGAACTGCACACCTTCGACTCCCAGCATCCGCAATCCGGCGAGCGACTGGAAGTACCGTTGAAGGCTTAA
- a CDS encoding dienelactone hydrolase family protein, whose translation MLIRPPEYVDLNTSFGPMRTHLFRPSSDRLVPAVVLYSEIYQMTGPIARTAALLAGWGYLVAVPEVYHEFEPAGTSLNYDTEGTQRGNNLKTTKQLASYDEDAAAVIDFLCQDAQCNGRLGTLGICLGGHLAYRAALDPRIVATACLYATDIHQHSLGAGLNDDSLARISEIQGELLFVWGRQDPHIPLEGRQMIYQALVSANRNFAWHEFNGQHAFMRDEGHRYDPAIAKIVYAMIEELFSRLLR comes from the coding sequence ATGTTGATTCGACCACCGGAATACGTTGATCTTAACACGTCGTTTGGCCCGATGCGCACACATCTGTTCCGCCCCAGCAGCGATCGACTGGTACCCGCAGTGGTGCTTTATTCTGAAATCTACCAAATGACCGGCCCGATCGCGCGGACTGCCGCTCTACTTGCGGGGTGGGGCTACCTTGTAGCGGTTCCAGAGGTCTATCACGAGTTTGAGCCGGCCGGGACTTCGCTAAATTACGACACCGAGGGGACGCAGCGTGGCAACAATTTGAAAACCACCAAGCAACTTGCGAGCTACGATGAGGATGCAGCGGCGGTGATCGACTTTTTGTGCCAAGACGCACAATGCAACGGACGCCTTGGCACTTTGGGGATCTGTCTTGGCGGCCATCTTGCTTACCGCGCCGCACTCGACCCTCGGATCGTTGCGACAGCGTGTTTGTATGCGACCGACATTCATCAGCACAGTCTCGGGGCCGGCCTGAACGATGACTCACTCGCTCGAATCAGTGAGATCCAAGGAGAGTTGCTATTCGTTTGGGGAAGACAAGACCCTCATATTCCGTTGGAGGGCCGTCAAATGATTTATCAAGCACTGGTCTCCGCGAATCGGAATTTTGCATGGCATGAGTTCAACGGACAGCACGCGTTTATGCGCGATGAAGGGCACCGGTATGACCCTGCCATCGCGAAAATTGTTTACGCGATGATCGAAGAACTCTTTTCACGCCTTTTGCGCTAG
- a CDS encoding alpha/beta hydrolase, with protein MFNTIFLLLLQTIVAPQAAEDLTVLGGGNSNAPRWIDWSDPGLMLVHHLNELTRACLASREDAIEKLDSAEAWEKRQADVRQTLDQILGPWPARSPLNPRVTGILHRDGYRVEKIIFESMPNFHVTGALFIPEGHTGRGPAILNVIGHSAQAFRRDIYQNVMLNLVHKGFVVFTIDPLGQGERLQYFDPQNGKSTVGSSTQEHSHAGVQCFLTGRSIARYFTWDGIRAIDYLLTRPEVDPKRIGVTGLSGGGTQSSYVGAIDQRVLAAAPTGFITSTSRLLGSIGPQDAEQHFYHGPLLGIDHADLLEVRAPNPTLQVTTTRDFFSIQGARETAAEVRQVFDILGHSDHFDQIEDDYEHGFTKKNNEATYAFFQKFLDLPGSAQETEYPYLTEQELAVTETGQVSTSLQSETVFSINRQEAEPLLNKLADDRQALSQHLPRALRAAKQLSGYRSPKPTAAPVFRGQYQRDGYRVEKWGLPGEGKTIIPMLVFAPDTSSEQGTTWPAVIYAHGQGKANDAAVGGMIETIVRSGYIVVAPDLLGYGETTYQFKQGHAPVQPFFNAMMSGRSVAGINAGDAVRVLRFLQERNDVKPDEIGVVACGDVAPALLHAAAFEQQIQWLVLVDSLLDYQSIVMQPLYDVNANSLVAGALSAYDLPDLLASIAPRRVALLHPRTALGTAATREQITTSLGFVEQYAKDQLRVETQEFDLGQLIQWCVQP; from the coding sequence TTGTTCAACACCATTTTTTTGCTTCTACTACAGACTATTGTCGCGCCTCAGGCAGCTGAGGATTTGACCGTACTCGGCGGTGGGAACTCCAACGCCCCACGCTGGATTGACTGGAGCGATCCTGGGCTGATGCTGGTACATCACTTGAATGAATTAACGCGAGCCTGCCTCGCGTCACGCGAAGATGCAATTGAAAAATTGGACAGTGCCGAAGCTTGGGAAAAGCGTCAGGCGGACGTTCGGCAAACTCTCGATCAGATTCTTGGCCCCTGGCCAGCTCGCTCGCCGCTCAATCCACGCGTCACCGGTATCCTCCATAGGGACGGCTATCGCGTGGAAAAGATTATCTTCGAATCGATGCCCAATTTTCATGTGACGGGAGCTCTCTTCATTCCCGAGGGGCACACCGGTCGTGGGCCAGCCATCCTGAATGTTATCGGGCATTCTGCCCAGGCATTTCGGCGAGATATTTATCAGAACGTGATGCTGAATCTAGTCCATAAGGGGTTCGTGGTGTTCACCATCGACCCGCTTGGACAAGGGGAGCGGTTGCAGTACTTCGATCCTCAGAATGGCAAGTCGACCGTCGGTTCGTCAACTCAGGAGCATTCGCACGCCGGGGTTCAATGTTTTCTGACCGGACGGTCCATTGCCCGCTACTTCACTTGGGACGGAATTCGCGCGATCGATTACTTGTTAACTCGTCCAGAGGTCGATCCCAAACGCATCGGCGTGACTGGCCTATCTGGAGGTGGGACGCAAAGCAGCTACGTCGGTGCCATCGATCAGCGCGTCCTCGCAGCAGCCCCCACTGGATTCATCACCAGCACAAGTCGATTGTTGGGTTCCATTGGACCGCAGGATGCGGAGCAGCACTTTTATCACGGTCCGCTGCTGGGCATCGATCATGCGGATTTACTGGAAGTGCGAGCGCCAAACCCCACACTTCAAGTGACCACGACACGAGATTTCTTCAGTATCCAGGGCGCGCGTGAAACGGCTGCTGAAGTGCGACAGGTGTTTGACATCCTCGGCCATTCCGATCATTTTGACCAAATTGAGGACGATTACGAACACGGTTTTACGAAGAAGAACAACGAAGCCACCTACGCCTTCTTTCAAAAGTTTTTGGACCTGCCGGGCAGCGCCCAGGAAACCGAGTATCCCTATTTGACAGAACAGGAATTAGCCGTCACCGAGACCGGACAGGTTTCGACCTCCCTGCAGAGTGAAACCGTTTTTAGCATCAATCGCCAAGAGGCAGAGCCGCTGCTAAACAAGCTGGCAGATGACCGCCAGGCACTATCCCAGCATCTGCCTCGGGCTCTGCGCGCCGCGAAACAGTTGTCCGGCTACCGCAGCCCCAAGCCGACAGCGGCGCCCGTATTTCGGGGGCAGTATCAGCGAGATGGTTACCGTGTGGAAAAATGGGGACTGCCCGGCGAGGGAAAAACAATCATTCCCATGCTGGTGTTCGCCCCGGATACTTCCTCCGAGCAAGGGACCACCTGGCCAGCCGTTATCTATGCACACGGCCAGGGGAAGGCTAACGACGCGGCTGTGGGCGGCATGATCGAGACGATTGTGCGCAGCGGTTATATCGTCGTTGCGCCGGACCTACTCGGATACGGCGAAACGACGTATCAATTCAAGCAGGGACACGCTCCAGTACAACCGTTTTTCAATGCCATGATGTCCGGCCGCAGCGTGGCGGGCATTAACGCGGGAGATGCGGTCCGCGTGCTACGATTTTTGCAGGAACGAAACGATGTGAAGCCTGACGAGATTGGAGTCGTCGCCTGCGGGGATGTCGCTCCTGCGCTGCTGCATGCGGCAGCATTTGAGCAACAGATTCAATGGCTGGTACTCGTTGACTCCTTATTGGATTACCAAAGCATTGTCATGCAACCACTCTACGACGTGAACGCCAATTCGCTGGTGGCAGGGGCGTTATCGGCTTACGATCTGCCCGATTTACTGGCAAGCATCGCACCGCGGCGTGTTGCTCTGTTGCACCCCAGAACAGCGTTGGGAACCGCCGCCACCAGGGAGCAGATCACGACATCGCTAGGATTTGTCGAGCAGTACGCAAAGGACCAATTGCGAGTCGAAACACAGGAGTTTGACCTCGGACAACTCATCCAGTGGTGCGTTCAGCCCTAG